The genomic stretch GTTCCATGTCGGGCTCGAATTCTGTGAACAGCGACTTCAGAGAAGCGTCGTCGTAGCCCAGCACGCGCAGCAGCATCGCCACGGGGAACTTGCGCTTGTTCACTTTCATTTCCAGAATGCCGCCCGCAAACTCCAGTTCAATCCAGGGGCCGCGCTTGGGCATGGGGATGATGGCGCCCGTGTACATCTTCTTGATGCCCTTGTAGGAGCTGGTGAAGTACACGCCGGGGGAGCGGTGAATCTGCGAAATAATGACGCGGTCGGCGCCGTTGATGACGAAAGAACCGTCCTCGGTCATCAGCGGCAGGTCGCCCAGGAACACCTGGTCTTCCTTGATGAGGCCGCTGTCTTTGTGAATCAGCTGGAGTTTGGCGTACATGGGCGCCTGGTAGGTCACGTCCTTTTCACGGCACTCTTCGGGCGTGTAGGGCGGCTCGCCCAGACGGTACTCCAGGAAGTCCAGCACCAGGCCTGTGGAGCGGCCCTTCTCGGTCTCGTCAATGGGAAAGACTTCCTTGAAGGCGCTTTGCAGCCCTGTGTAGTCACGGGCATCCGGCGCCCGGTCTTCTTGCAGGAAGGCCCGGAAGGAATTCACCTGAATCTCGGTCAGGTTGGGGAGCGGAATCACGTCCGCAATATCACCAAACCGCTCAATGCGCGGCCCTTTGTTCTTCAAACTCATATCCACCTCGGGGGCACCCTGGGATCACTGCGGCCTCTCTCGGGGCATGAAAAGGCGCAGCTGGGACGCGCAGCCTCTGACAGCCGCGTTCCCATTCGTTGTGCTTAGCTTTGCCGAGCCGCTTCTCGCAAAGAACTCCTGCCCGACCCATCATGGTCAGCACAGAAGAGTCTACACCTGTGCGGGCAGTGCAGTCAAACGGCGCGCGAAAGCGGCCTCTGGAAGAAGCTGTGACGGGCAGTTTGCCGAACAGGCAGGGGCGCCGTCAAGTCCAGTTCTTCATGAAAAGCGGGCAAACCTGCGGCGGCAGCCCACTGCGGCGCTTTAGCATAGGCGGGTGGACGCCCTGCAACCCTACCTTCCTCTGATCTACAACGTCCTGCGCGCCCTGGCGGTAGTTGGCCTCATCCATGCGGTGGTCACGCGGCAGCAGGTGTACTGGATCGTCATGCTGGTGTTTGGAGCGCTGTTTGGCGGCCTGTTTGGGCTGGCGTTTGCGGCCGTGTACACCTTCATGGTGCTTATCCCGGCGCTCAGGGGGAGTAGCCGCGTGGCGGGTCAGGCCGTGGCGCGCGGGGTAGAGGCGCTCAAACCCCTGGACCTGCGCATCCTCGAAGCCCAGGCCGACCTGGCCGAGAGCGACACCTTGCAGCGGCGTGCGGATCTGGCGGCCTTGCAAGCCCGCGCAGGGCGGCCCGATGAGGCGCAGGTCACCTTGCAGCCGCTGCTGAGTGGCATCTACGCCGACGACCCGGTGGTGCTGCTGACGAGCGCCGAACTGGACCTGGTGCGGAACCAGCCTGCGCCCGCCGAGGAAAAACTGCAGCGGGTGGACCTGAAAGCCAGCGCCGCCACGCGCACCCGTACCCTGACCCTGCTGGCCCAGGCGCAGGACGCCCAGGGGCATTCGGAAGCCGACGCAACCTACCGGGAGGCTATGACGGCCGCCACCACGGAAGAACCCCGCGCCCGCTACGCCGCCTACCTGCTGAGGCAGGGCAGGGGAGATGAGGCCCGTGCTCTGCTGGACGCCCTGGAGAAGACCGAGCGCCGAGCCACGGCTCTGTACCGCCGTCAAGAGCGGGAGTGGTTTCAGCAGGGACGCGATCTGAGAAAAGAATTGAAGTGAGCGTGATGCGGTTTTCTCGCTGGGTCTGACGGTCGGCTGAGCAGCTGACTCAAGTTTGCGTCAGATCAGACGGTAAGAGCCGTTGGGGGCTTCCTAGGGCTGGGTGGCGTGCAGTTCTGCGGCGGTCTGTGAGGTCTGGCAGCTAGAAAATTTGATCTCGCGGCCCGTGAATCGTTCGCAGAACACGGCTTGGTTATCGCGGTCTGGTGGTGACTGTGAAGAGTCTCTTCCAGCGTTGGCTCCATCCAGTTTGTGCGGGACTGAGGGAACAGGGGGAGGATTGTACGCTCCTGCCCACACTGTGGTCGCCCCAATCTCCTGTTTCTCGCCGGTTGGATGAATGACTGAGGCTGAAAGCTGTTGGTGAGGTCCGGGCGAAGACGCTCTGGGCCACCTGAGGTTCGGTGGCTTCCTCTGCATCCTCCTGCGCCAATGTGGTTTAAGCCAATTATATTACCCGGAAGATATTGCGGTCTGATATTTCATCCGGGTAATATGCATCTATGTCAGAAGCCCCGACCTACAGCGCCTTTTTGGGCGCCCGCCGCCTGGCCACTGGGCCACTACACGACACCCTCACCGCCGTTAAGACGGCCCTAGACGCCCTGACTGGTCCCCGTACCCAACCGCTGATCGTCTTTAACGATGAAACGGGCCGCCCCGCCGACTTTGACTGGCGCGGCACTCTGGAGGAGGTGCTGGCCCGTCATGCGCCAGCGCCGTCCAGAACCGGTCCAGGTCGCCCGAAGCTGGGCGTGGTGTCGCGGGAGGTCAGCCTGCTGCCCCGGCACTGGGACTGGCTGGAAAGTCACCCGAACGGCGCCTCGGCCGCGCTGCGCCGCCTGATTGATGAGGCCCGCAAAGCCGACCCCGAAGGCGAGCGCCGCCGCGTGGCCAGTCTGGCGGCCGACCGCTTTCTGACCGTGATGGCCGGCGACCTGCCGGGCGCCGAGGACGCCAGCCGCGCCCTCTACGCCGCTGAGCGGGGGGCGTTTGAGGCAGTGCTGGCCCCCTGGCCCGAAGACATTCGGTTGCACGCGCTGTATCTGGCGGCCCCCGCATTCGGTCAAGCTCAATGACAGAAGCCTCCCCACGCCGTTACCGTGGGTTCACGCCCCGCATGGGCGTCTACCGGATCACGCATCTGCCGTCTGGCCGCACCTTGCTGGGCAGCAGCGTGCATGTCGAAGGCCTGCTCAACCGCATTCGCTTTCAGCTGGAACTGGGAGGGCACCGTCACGCCCAGATGCAGCGGGACTGGGCAGCGGATGGCCCGGCACAGTTCCGCTTCGAGGTGCTTGACGACCTTCAGCCCCAGCATCCCGGCGACGAGCCGCTGGACGACCTCAAGGAGTTGCTTGCGTTATGGGAAGAGAAACTGAACCTTCCGGCGGGCCAGCGGTACTGACCCTGGCCCCAGATCTGACGGCCGCCCAGCTGGAGCAGCTGGCTGAAACAGCAGAGAAGCCGACCCGCGCCCTGATTGCCGCCCATCCCAACACCCCGCCGGCCCTGCTGGAGAGGCTGGCGGCGGACCACCCCGCCGAGGTGCTGGGGAACCCGGCCCTGCCGCTGCTGCGCCTGGCCCATCCCCGGCTGCTGCTGGACGTGCCCCTGCATGTCCTGCTGAGGCTGCTGGCACAACTGGACGCCCC from Deinococcus betulae encodes the following:
- a CDS encoding DUF2239 family protein; the encoded protein is MSEAPTYSAFLGARRLATGPLHDTLTAVKTALDALTGPRTQPLIVFNDETGRPADFDWRGTLEEVLARHAPAPSRTGPGRPKLGVVSREVSLLPRHWDWLESHPNGASAALRRLIDEARKADPEGERRRVASLAADRFLTVMAGDLPGAEDASRALYAAERGAFEAVLAPWPEDIRLHALYLAAPAFGQAQ
- a CDS encoding GIY-YIG nuclease family protein; amino-acid sequence: MTEASPRRYRGFTPRMGVYRITHLPSGRTLLGSSVHVEGLLNRIRFQLELGGHRHAQMQRDWAADGPAQFRFEVLDDLQPQHPGDEPLDDLKELLALWEEKLNLPAGQRY